From Thalassococcus sp. S3, one genomic window encodes:
- a CDS encoding terminase large subunit domain-containing protein: MSMLAPDAFDDWSTAVPDWKDRVREGRSLFPALPLHDPYAEKALKIFKGLRAPDLDGFPTYGEICDEWVFDLVRVIFGSFDPEIKRRYLREFFVMIPKKNGKTAIAAAIIVTACILNMSPAAQFILIAPSIDLARNAFDQAAGIIKRTPRIKPLFGDPQESTRTIRNLNPKIPSKIMIKAADDDIVTGLKNATVLIDETHVFAKKPAAKGIFLEIRGALSHPQNKHFLLQITTQSKKPPVGVFRSEVQTARAVRDGKLARPLLALIYELPLDMVKDGGWKNEDTWPLVNPHLNRSVDLGFLRDQVRTAEEEGEEALSLVASQHFNVEIGTGQGDDGWAAQLYWDGGADETLTLETLLERSYVCTIGVDGGGDDDLCGLVVLGKEIGTGRYLAWCKAWAQPSVLKRRKAIAPALETFAKDGDLTLCKEAFQHVAEVVEIVAQVAATGKMPEEYAVGLDKAGLPELQTELELDGFVEPFITAVQQGWRLQSAIRSLPLRLKAKLMLHAAQPIFAWSVGNARVEIVRSNQYIDKALAGAAKIDVVIALLNAAQLMFNNPEPSGRGLDEFLANPVTAF, translated from the coding sequence ATGAGCATGCTCGCCCCGGACGCCTTTGATGATTGGTCAACGGCGGTCCCGGATTGGAAGGATCGGGTGCGGGAGGGCCGCTCGCTCTTTCCCGCGTTGCCCTTGCACGATCCCTATGCGGAGAAGGCGCTCAAGATCTTCAAAGGGCTCCGCGCCCCGGATCTGGATGGCTTCCCGACCTACGGCGAGATCTGCGACGAATGGGTGTTCGACCTTGTTCGGGTGATCTTCGGCAGCTTCGACCCCGAGATCAAACGGCGCTACCTTCGCGAATTCTTCGTGATGATCCCGAAGAAGAACGGCAAGACAGCCATCGCGGCCGCGATCATCGTGACCGCTTGCATCCTCAACATGAGCCCGGCGGCGCAGTTCATTCTCATCGCCCCGTCGATTGATCTGGCCCGCAACGCCTTCGACCAGGCTGCCGGGATCATCAAGCGCACGCCTCGCATCAAGCCGCTCTTCGGCGATCCGCAGGAATCGACGCGGACGATCCGCAACCTGAACCCGAAGATCCCGTCAAAGATCATGATCAAGGCGGCGGATGACGACATCGTCACCGGCTTGAAGAACGCCACGGTGCTGATCGACGAAACCCATGTCTTCGCCAAGAAGCCGGCAGCCAAAGGCATCTTTCTGGAGATCCGGGGGGCGCTGTCGCATCCGCAGAACAAGCACTTCCTGTTGCAGATCACGACGCAATCTAAAAAGCCGCCCGTGGGCGTATTCCGCAGCGAGGTACAGACGGCGCGGGCGGTGCGAGACGGCAAGCTGGCTCGCCCGCTTCTGGCCCTGATCTACGAATTGCCGCTCGACATGGTGAAGGATGGTGGCTGGAAGAACGAAGACACCTGGCCGCTGGTGAACCCGCATCTGAACCGGAGCGTCGATCTCGGGTTCCTTCGCGATCAGGTGCGCACGGCGGAAGAGGAGGGAGAAGAAGCCCTGTCGCTGGTGGCGAGCCAGCATTTCAACGTGGAGATCGGCACGGGGCAGGGGGATGATGGCTGGGCTGCGCAGCTTTATTGGGATGGCGGGGCTGACGAAACCCTGACTTTGGAGACGCTTCTGGAGCGCTCCTATGTCTGCACCATCGGCGTGGATGGCGGCGGCGATGACGATCTTTGCGGGCTGGTGGTGCTGGGCAAAGAGATCGGGACGGGTCGCTATCTCGCGTGGTGCAAGGCCTGGGCGCAACCCTCTGTCCTGAAACGCCGCAAAGCCATCGCGCCGGCGCTGGAGACCTTCGCGAAGGATGGCGATCTGACCCTCTGCAAAGAGGCCTTCCAGCATGTGGCGGAAGTGGTGGAGATCGTCGCTCAGGTTGCCGCGACGGGCAAGATGCCGGAGGAATATGCGGTCGGTCTGGACAAGGCGGGCCTGCCGGAATTGCAAACCGAATTGGAGCTGGACGGCTTTGTCGAGCCCTTCATTACGGCGGTGCAACAGGGCTGGCGGTTGCAATCGGCCATCCGATCCTTGCCGCTGCGGCTTAAAGCCAAGCTGATGCTGCACGCCGCACAACCGATCTTCGCGTGGTCGGTCGGCAATGCACGTGTCGAGATCGTGCGGTCGAACCAGTATATCGACAAGGCGCTTGCAGGGGCTGCGAAGATCGACGTGGTGATTGCGCTGCTCAACGCGGCGCAGTTGATGTTCAACAATCCAGAACCGTCTGGGCGTGGCCTGGATGAGTTTCTGGCCAATCCGGTGACCGCGTTTTGA
- a CDS encoding helix-turn-helix domain-containing protein yields MDVFSTVPDNCRMKKIIESLVPRESSPERVGPRITGARMVLDLSKAQFADAIELDRSTLTKVEKGEKGLDIAKGVRIADLYGFGLDYIYRGDLSDVPLDLRPKLVKALESLTDTA; encoded by the coding sequence ATGGACGTTTTTTCCACTGTGCCGGACAATTGCCGCATGAAGAAGATAATTGAGTCCCTCGTTCCGCGAGAGAGTTCGCCTGAACGCGTTGGCCCCAGAATCACCGGGGCTCGTATGGTTTTGGACCTATCAAAGGCACAGTTTGCTGACGCTATTGAGCTAGACAGGAGCACACTGACTAAGGTCGAGAAGGGCGAAAAAGGTCTTGATATCGCAAAGGGCGTGCGGATTGCTGACCTCTACGGATTTGGTCTGGACTACATTTATCGCGGGGACCTTTCGGATGTTCCTCTCGATTTGCGACCAAAGCTGGTCAAAGCTCTCGAGAGCTTGACCGACACGGCATAG
- a CDS encoding recombinase codes for MIRAVSADDTAEIGTWDWVMQSWVADKYSRYHQGKQNTRESHDYVLRKLSSIIGHMRIEQLTYREMCQIREAMEIKKRSSSYKKKMFGMISTLARYAAGPLRQHQARDVLQDHGEIVIQSDPKRHSAPDAAMIRAIVDEADGRGLFAFATGLLIQWTYMLRAVDVRGQWLDAEEADGGLYRNGKRWQDGLTWDMFDADLTKFEKVISKTRNSLPETMTFTVTPEIRSRLALLSNDCRRVGPVIVSERYRRPYTRYSWSQAFRRIRDDLKLPETVWMMDTRAGAITEAQGLVSDPFTLRDAAQHLHVETTDGYARARSENINKVVQLRSSKKK; via the coding sequence ATGATCCGCGCTGTCAGCGCGGATGACACGGCAGAGATAGGAACATGGGATTGGGTGATGCAGTCTTGGGTAGCCGACAAGTATTCCCGCTATCACCAAGGCAAACAAAACACCCGCGAAAGTCATGACTACGTCTTGCGGAAGCTGTCCAGCATCATTGGCCATATGAGGATCGAGCAACTCACCTACAGAGAGATGTGTCAAATCCGCGAGGCGATGGAGATCAAAAAGCGATCATCATCTTACAAGAAGAAGATGTTCGGTATGATTTCCACCTTGGCCCGTTACGCGGCTGGACCTCTTAGGCAGCACCAGGCTCGTGACGTTCTGCAGGACCATGGTGAGATCGTGATTCAGTCGGACCCCAAACGTCACTCGGCTCCAGACGCCGCGATGATACGTGCGATTGTTGACGAAGCAGATGGTCGAGGTCTATTCGCCTTCGCAACCGGTCTTCTCATCCAGTGGACCTACATGCTTCGCGCCGTGGATGTGCGGGGGCAGTGGCTCGATGCCGAGGAAGCAGACGGAGGTTTGTATCGCAACGGGAAGCGTTGGCAGGATGGCCTTACGTGGGACATGTTCGACGCGGATCTGACAAAGTTCGAGAAGGTGATCAGTAAGACACGCAATAGCCTTCCGGAGACAATGACATTCACGGTAACGCCGGAGATCCGGTCGAGACTTGCTCTTCTCAGCAACGACTGCAGGCGCGTTGGACCTGTTATCGTGTCAGAACGCTATCGGCGGCCATACACGCGTTATAGCTGGTCTCAGGCCTTCAGGCGCATCAGGGATGACCTGAAGCTGCCCGAGACAGTCTGGATGATGGACACACGTGCGGGCGCAATTACTGAAGCGCAGGGATTGGTCTCCGACCCTTTCACCTTGCGCGATGCCGCACAGCATCTTCACGTTGAAACCACAGACGGTTATGCCCGTGCGCGCTCGGAGAACATCAATAAGGTTGTTCAGTTACGGTCATCCAAGAAAAAATGA
- a CDS encoding integrase family protein — protein sequence MPKIEFTAPAVKALRENTDTTPGTYFDTKLPGFGLRVSKRTRKFVVVGYVAGKKVWVTQGPSELTLPKARKWAEGVLGDLARGINPNAAKAEQRAAAMKLSEALDTYLNDNDLKESTATENRRLIERDLKDWLNKDVKHITRQMVVNRFDKLTERSPAIANHVFWVLRAILNHTRVVTKNEQGEFTLPPNPCDRLTDLKRWHKPQARKGTVAIDQFPALMDALVEMDQTFADYIMVLLRTGMRRTEAASLRWTDISFDASTFTIRAEVAKNKKAVTLPASKQVMAIFERRSDAAPDTLHVFGDSKRYDPRKSLLKLRKALGSDLTYHDCRRTFLQLAENQEVPTGFIKKLANHTDSRDVTAAHYTNQSDAEALRPYTQRISDQIDRLGHLDNPDLAARDALESLKKAIEGIEEFEQFAPAADRLKRIMTELA from the coding sequence ATGCCCAAGATCGAATTTACCGCCCCCGCAGTGAAGGCCCTGAGGGAGAACACAGACACCACTCCGGGCACCTACTTTGACACCAAGTTGCCGGGGTTCGGTCTGAGGGTGAGCAAGCGGACACGCAAATTCGTCGTCGTGGGGTACGTTGCAGGGAAAAAGGTTTGGGTCACTCAAGGGCCGTCCGAGTTGACACTCCCCAAGGCGCGCAAGTGGGCTGAGGGTGTGCTGGGTGATCTGGCGAGAGGCATAAACCCGAACGCCGCCAAGGCGGAGCAGCGGGCGGCTGCCATGAAGCTGAGCGAGGCGCTGGACACCTACCTAAATGACAACGACCTAAAGGAGTCCACCGCCACCGAAAACCGCCGCTTGATCGAGCGGGACTTGAAAGACTGGTTGAACAAAGACGTGAAACACATCACGCGCCAAATGGTTGTCAACCGCTTTGACAAGCTGACAGAGCGAAGCCCTGCCATAGCTAACCATGTGTTTTGGGTGCTGCGGGCGATCCTGAACCACACGCGCGTTGTCACCAAGAATGAACAAGGTGAGTTTACCCTGCCCCCAAACCCGTGCGACCGCTTGACCGACCTCAAACGCTGGCACAAGCCCCAAGCCCGCAAAGGGACGGTCGCAATAGATCAGTTTCCGGCGCTGATGGATGCTCTGGTGGAGATGGACCAGACATTTGCAGACTACATCATGGTGTTGCTGCGAACAGGTATGAGGCGGACTGAGGCCGCGTCCCTCCGATGGACCGACATTAGCTTTGATGCCTCCACCTTCACAATCCGGGCTGAGGTGGCCAAGAACAAGAAAGCAGTCACCCTGCCCGCTTCTAAACAGGTCATGGCGATATTCGAACGTCGCAGCGATGCCGCACCAGACACGCTTCACGTCTTTGGCGACTCCAAGCGATACGACCCAAGAAAGTCGCTCTTAAAGCTGCGTAAGGCCCTGGGGTCGGACCTCACCTATCATGACTGCCGCCGCACCTTCTTACAGTTGGCAGAAAACCAAGAGGTGCCCACGGGTTTCATCAAGAAGCTGGCGAACCACACAGACAGTCGTGACGTGACCGCCGCTCACTATACGAACCAATCCGATGCTGAGGCCCTGAGGCCGTACACGCAGCGGATCAGCGATCAGATTGACCGCCTCGGGCACCTCGACAATCCTGATCTTGCGGCACGCGATGCGCTGGAAAGCCTTAAGAAGGCGATAGAAGGCATTGAAGAATTTGAACAGTTTGCGCCTGCTGCGGATCGTTTGAAGCGGATAATGACGGAACTTGCCTAA
- a CDS encoding HNH endonuclease, whose protein sequence is MTRLSTAKPRLGSMPSRLGRTADRMARGMRRSEGPINTARWQRLRLKILKRDGWICQITGARLVGGKNAPNSAVVDHIRPHRGDLDLFWDESNLRAVSKAWHDTHKQSLERRGLA, encoded by the coding sequence ATGACGCGTCTGTCCACCGCAAAGCCCCGCCTCGGCTCCATGCCGTCCCGGCTGGGCCGAACGGCTGATCGCATGGCCAGGGGCATGCGCCGTTCGGAAGGTCCGATCAACACCGCCCGGTGGCAGCGCCTTCGGCTGAAGATCCTGAAGCGGGACGGCTGGATTTGCCAAATTACGGGCGCGAGGCTTGTGGGCGGTAAGAACGCCCCGAACAGCGCAGTAGTAGACCACATCCGTCCCCATCGGGGCGATCTCGACCTGTTCTGGGATGAGAGCAATCTGCGCGCCGTGTCTAAAGCTTGGCACGACACGCACAAGCAAAGCCTGGAACGGCGCGGCCTGGCCTAG
- a CDS encoding phage portal protein, whose product MIRLLRAAARGARAEYAGTGWRSYFGNMNWALGGTRSHAGKTVNARTSLEVSAVWACVRKTAEMISTLPVDHYRKGSGDSRERLDDDLAEIIKESPNPEQTAPEYWEGMVAQTCLQGNACSEKLYMGSRLVGLRPLLDCRPERRQDGTMRYAVTDRGKTEFMPAEKVFHLRGFGAGDGLGMSTVRYGANSIGAALAADETAGKIFSNAAMPSGVLSADQTLNSEQRSQLQALLEAYSQSSKAGKTMVLEAGLKYQQLQMNPEDAQLLETRRFGVEDICRWFGVPPIVIGHAAEGQTMWGTGVEAILLAWRTLGINPFLIRLEMRIKKDLIPPQNRRRHYVEYNREAMIQMDSKAKGDLLQKLGMSGTMTANERRARMNLPRHDDPNADALLAQTALSPLELLGKDST is encoded by the coding sequence TTGATCCGGCTGTTGCGCGCGGCGGCGCGGGGCGCGCGCGCCGAATATGCGGGCACCGGCTGGCGGTCGTATTTCGGGAACATGAATTGGGCGCTTGGCGGCACGCGCTCGCATGCCGGTAAGACCGTCAACGCCCGCACCTCGCTGGAAGTGTCTGCGGTCTGGGCCTGTGTGCGTAAGACGGCGGAGATGATCTCGACGCTGCCCGTCGATCACTATCGCAAGGGGTCCGGGGATAGCCGGGAACGGCTGGACGATGATCTTGCCGAGATCATTAAGGAATCGCCGAACCCGGAACAGACTGCGCCTGAGTATTGGGAAGGCATGGTCGCGCAGACCTGCCTGCAGGGGAATGCCTGTTCGGAAAAGCTCTATATGGGGTCGCGCCTGGTCGGCCTGCGTCCGCTGCTGGACTGCCGCCCGGAGCGCCGTCAGGACGGCACGATGCGCTATGCGGTGACGGATCGCGGCAAGACGGAGTTCATGCCGGCGGAGAAGGTGTTCCATTTGCGCGGCTTTGGCGCGGGCGACGGGCTCGGCATGTCCACGGTGCGGTATGGGGCCAATTCGATTGGCGCGGCACTGGCTGCGGATGAGACGGCGGGCAAGATCTTCTCAAACGCCGCGATGCCGAGCGGGGTGCTGTCGGCAGATCAAACGTTGAACTCAGAGCAGCGGTCGCAGCTTCAGGCTTTGCTGGAGGCTTACTCTCAGTCTTCGAAAGCTGGCAAGACGATGGTTCTCGAGGCGGGGCTGAAATACCAGCAATTGCAGATGAACCCGGAAGACGCCCAGCTTCTGGAAACCCGGCGCTTCGGCGTCGAGGATATCTGCCGCTGGTTTGGCGTGCCGCCCATCGTGATCGGCCATGCCGCCGAGGGGCAGACGATGTGGGGCACCGGGGTCGAGGCGATCCTGCTGGCCTGGCGCACGCTTGGGATCAACCCGTTTCTGATCCGTCTGGAAATGCGGATCAAGAAAGACCTGATCCCGCCGCAGAACCGTCGCCGCCACTATGTCGAGTATAACCGCGAGGCCATGATCCAGATGGACAGCAAGGCCAAGGGTGACTTGCTGCAAAAGCTGGGCATGAGCGGGACGATGACCGCGAATGAGCGCCGCGCCCGGATGAACCTGCCGCGCCATGACGATCCAAATGCGGATGCGCTGCTGGCGCAAACCGCGCTCTCGCCGCTGGAGCTTCTCGGAAAGGACAGCACATGA
- a CDS encoding phage/plasmid primase, P4 family, which translates to MTSNLENVRGKFDAAEDVAPAEGLTPPDNVGNGNGDGGSVPPRTPDDGPPEIEGAKLPLNDTGNGQRFALYCGDDAMFVPRVGWHIWDGKRWKLDPDDIAVRRHAQTIHERIEKEIPHLRLNSAEQRRVDRLEAIRLDLRDFDKTYAELSDDDRVEKRQNLVGEKDKLNAELWGRGSTRQRHKAFARSAGNSNAIKNMLGEAVTSLHRDVEDLDADPLTVNTETGILRFNVMDMRDDGAGKQADLKLQPHERFVSIEGRNRPQYITKMMPVAYDPDATCPKFDAFMERVQPDLEMRAFLQRWFGLSMTALPVQKFLYCYGTGANGKSLLGGLMRRMLGDYATMVRIESLTGKNRKSGSDATPDMMPLIGARAAFTNEPDEGERLQEQKIKELTGGDEMLVRALHADFVRFTPYFKMLFIGNHKLEIRGTDDGIWRRPLLCEFNVQIPEHERDNDLGDTLFAEERSGILNWMIAGLLDYLEGGLQEPAQVLEATEEYRKDSDPIGDFLASACEIDGGTYFLPARELVDGCYLYLLANTAHAWQPGNLQRKLKERSGKYKHPATGKSYTRHKRNGTWGYSGIRLTDDMRHRLAEAPRDAKGLPMLRKDGGTGSPPHPEEYPL; encoded by the coding sequence ATGACCAGCAACCTCGAGAATGTCAGGGGCAAGTTCGACGCGGCAGAGGATGTTGCACCGGCTGAAGGTCTGACGCCTCCCGACAACGTCGGCAACGGCAACGGCGATGGCGGGTCGGTGCCACCCCGCACCCCGGATGATGGACCGCCCGAGATCGAAGGGGCGAAGCTGCCCTTGAACGACACCGGCAACGGCCAGCGCTTTGCCTTGTACTGCGGCGATGACGCCATGTTCGTGCCGCGCGTCGGCTGGCATATCTGGGATGGCAAACGCTGGAAGCTGGATCCCGATGATATCGCTGTCCGCCGGCATGCCCAAACCATCCATGAACGGATCGAAAAGGAGATCCCGCACCTTCGGCTCAACTCGGCCGAGCAGCGCCGCGTGGATCGGCTCGAGGCTATTCGCCTCGATCTGCGGGATTTCGACAAAACCTATGCTGAGTTGTCCGATGATGACCGCGTCGAGAAGCGCCAGAACTTGGTGGGCGAAAAGGACAAGCTGAACGCTGAGCTTTGGGGGCGCGGGTCCACACGGCAGCGCCACAAGGCCTTCGCGAGATCGGCCGGCAACAGCAACGCCATCAAGAACATGCTGGGTGAGGCTGTGACCAGCCTTCACCGCGATGTGGAAGACCTGGATGCCGACCCGCTCACGGTCAACACCGAAACGGGAATTCTCCGATTCAATGTAATGGACATGCGGGACGATGGCGCGGGAAAGCAGGCCGATCTAAAGCTGCAGCCGCATGAACGGTTTGTGTCGATCGAGGGAAGAAACCGTCCGCAATACATCACGAAGATGATGCCGGTTGCTTACGACCCGGATGCGACATGCCCGAAATTCGATGCGTTCATGGAGCGGGTACAGCCTGACCTGGAGATGCGTGCCTTTTTGCAGCGTTGGTTCGGGTTGAGCATGACAGCCTTGCCCGTTCAAAAGTTTCTTTATTGCTATGGAACGGGCGCGAACGGCAAATCCCTCTTGGGCGGTCTGATGCGGCGCATGTTAGGCGACTATGCCACGATGGTGCGCATCGAAAGCCTGACAGGTAAGAACCGCAAGTCAGGGTCCGACGCAACGCCCGATATGATGCCCCTCATTGGCGCCCGCGCGGCCTTCACAAATGAGCCGGATGAAGGGGAGCGGCTGCAGGAGCAGAAAATCAAAGAGCTCACCGGCGGCGATGAAATGCTGGTGCGCGCGCTGCACGCCGATTTCGTGCGTTTCACGCCGTATTTCAAGATGCTGTTCATCGGCAACCACAAGCTTGAGATACGCGGCACCGATGACGGTATCTGGCGGCGACCGTTGCTTTGTGAATTCAACGTCCAGATCCCGGAACACGAACGCGATAACGATCTGGGCGACACGCTGTTCGCAGAGGAGCGGTCAGGCATCCTGAACTGGATGATCGCAGGGCTGCTGGACTATCTCGAAGGCGGATTGCAAGAACCCGCTCAGGTGCTTGAAGCGACGGAGGAGTACCGCAAGGACAGCGATCCCATTGGCGACTTCCTTGCATCTGCCTGCGAAATAGATGGTGGCACCTATTTTCTTCCTGCACGCGAGCTTGTCGATGGCTGCTATCTCTACCTGCTGGCGAACACGGCCCATGCCTGGCAGCCGGGCAACCTGCAGCGCAAGCTGAAAGAGCGCAGCGGCAAATACAAGCATCCAGCCACAGGCAAATCCTACACGCGCCACAAGCGCAACGGCACCTGGGGCTATTCTGGCATTCGCCTGACCGACGACATGCGCCATCGCCTTGCCGAGGCCCCGCGTGACGCCAAAGGACTTCCGATGTTGCGGAAGGACGGAGGCACTGGCTCGCCGCCACATCCTGAGGAATACCCTCTGTGA
- a CDS encoding AlpA family transcriptional regulator, whose product MSESETKLEDRTFDNVSAFGSRLWVASRLGVSLDTFYRKRESLEEKGFPKPDPLLNLYNKADVDAWNETRRQIKNANGSSSTGSEAGPRLNAV is encoded by the coding sequence ATGAGCGAGAGCGAGACCAAGCTGGAAGACCGAACCTTTGATAACGTTTCGGCGTTCGGATCGCGCCTTTGGGTTGCGTCTCGTTTGGGTGTGAGCCTCGATACATTCTATCGAAAACGTGAGAGTCTTGAGGAGAAGGGTTTTCCGAAACCGGACCCATTGCTCAACCTTTACAACAAGGCAGATGTTGACGCCTGGAACGAGACGAGGCGACAAATCAAAAATGCGAACGGCTCCTCGTCAACAGGGAGCGAAGCGGGACCCAGACTCAATGCCGTATAG
- a CDS encoding DNA cytosine methyltransferase, giving the protein MQNDWSYYNEFDPHAAEWLRRLIEAKVIAPGLVDERDIRDVCPRDLEGFTQCHFFAGVGIWSYCLRQAGWRDDQPVWTASAPCQPFSAAGAGDGFDDERHLWPAFHWLLQQCRPEKVVGEQVASKDGLNWLDLVSADLEGTLYAIGAVDTCAAGFGAPHIRQRLFWAAEDLRPATGWMGHNGGPGLEIGERVERIQPGKMGTFERQAFVGRSAACELANAEGIDRGLSEGQERCEGHEPVGHRQDGGLANSDGGHTSPERKQRGGQHGQQSQYCRARGMANTSGKGRQQVAGRPLGDETENGRARRDTLQTQHDHISQRHGEDSRPGPTNGFWRDADWLFCQDGYWRPVEPGTSPLATGATARMGRLSAYGNGLNTAQATAFIEAYMERHIVDLTETIAGNLFEWSGI; this is encoded by the coding sequence GTGCAGAATGACTGGTCCTACTACAACGAATTCGATCCGCACGCCGCTGAGTGGCTTCGGCGCCTCATTGAGGCCAAGGTTATTGCCCCCGGTCTGGTCGATGAGCGAGATATTCGAGACGTGTGCCCGCGCGATCTTGAAGGCTTCACCCAATGTCATTTCTTCGCTGGCGTGGGAATTTGGTCCTATTGTCTTCGACAAGCCGGATGGCGCGACGATCAACCCGTCTGGACAGCATCTGCTCCCTGTCAACCTTTCAGCGCGGCAGGCGCAGGCGATGGGTTTGATGATGAGCGGCACCTATGGCCCGCCTTCCACTGGCTCCTCCAGCAGTGTCGCCCTGAAAAGGTGGTTGGAGAGCAGGTTGCAAGCAAAGACGGCCTCAACTGGCTCGACCTTGTATCGGCTGACTTGGAAGGAACGCTTTACGCCATCGGGGCAGTCGATACCTGCGCTGCGGGCTTCGGTGCTCCGCACATCCGGCAAAGGCTCTTCTGGGCGGCCGAGGATCTGCGACCTGCCACAGGCTGGATGGGCCACAACGGCGGCCCGGGACTGGAAATCGGAGAGCGCGTCGAGCGAATTCAACCGGGAAAGATGGGCACATTCGAGAGGCAAGCCTTTGTCGGCAGAAGCGCAGCTTGCGAGCTGGCCAACGCCGAAGGCATCGATCGGGGACTATCAGAGGGACAGGAGAGGTGCGAAGGTCATGAACCTGTCGGGCATCGCCAAGATGGCGGGTTGGCCAACTCCGATGGCGGGCACACCAGCCCAGAACGGAAACAACGCGGCGGGCAACACGGACAGCAGTCGCAGTACTGTAGAGCTCGCGGGATGGCCAACACCAGTGGCAAAGGACGACAACAAGTCGCCGGACGCCCACTTGGCGATGAAACTGAGAATGGGCGAGCGCGACGGGACACACTCCAGACGCAGCACGATCACATCTCTCAACGTCATGGCGAAGACAGTCGGCCCGGCCCGACTAACGGTTTCTGGCGAGATGCTGACTGGCTCTTCTGCCAGGATGGATACTGGAGGCCAGTTGAACCCGGCACATCCCCGCTGGCTACAGGGGCTACCGCACGCATGGGACGCCTTAGCGCCTACGGAAACGGCCTCAACACTGCGCAAGCAACGGCGTTCATTGAAGCCTACATGGAGCGGCACATTGTGGACCTGACCGAAACCATTGCAGGCAACCTGTTTGAGTGGAGTGGGATATGA
- a CDS encoding primase-helicase zinc-binding domain-containing protein, with product MSELVDRLGIAGLKPASDELIGPCPLCGGRDRFGINLRSNAFLCRKCNLRGGDQIALTRGVLNLGFKEALDWLCGERPAVVDVAELERRRKRAEEVRRKDRQAQDYYRRKAVSDARRIWSTARLGHLGVVPAYLEARGIDPFLLPEIPRALRFIVDHPYVKKVDGQFVTAHRGPCMIAGILNMAGELTAVHQTWVDVEPPHGKAKVTWQGESLPPKLVRGSKKSGAIRLHTPQGADILVMGEGIETTLAGLVAEPFANAAYWAGVDLGNMAGRMQRVKGKRYSGVPDMSDADAFVPPSWVKRLIFIMDGDSDPVMTRAKLECGLRRAMALRPGLKGQIVQAGRGLDLNDVLMGSG from the coding sequence ATGTCGGAACTCGTCGATCGCTTGGGAATCGCAGGGCTTAAGCCGGCTTCGGATGAGCTGATTGGCCCCTGTCCGCTGTGCGGAGGTCGTGATCGGTTTGGGATCAACCTGCGCAGCAACGCGTTCCTATGCCGGAAATGCAACCTGCGCGGTGGGGATCAAATCGCGCTCACGCGCGGCGTTCTGAACCTCGGTTTCAAAGAGGCGCTTGACTGGCTTTGCGGCGAGCGGCCAGCGGTTGTTGATGTCGCCGAACTGGAGCGGCGTCGAAAACGCGCAGAAGAGGTCAGACGCAAAGATCGTCAGGCCCAGGACTACTATCGGCGGAAAGCTGTTTCGGATGCCCGACGGATCTGGAGCACGGCGCGCCTCGGTCATCTTGGCGTCGTGCCCGCCTATCTAGAGGCGCGGGGCATTGATCCCTTCCTTTTGCCTGAGATCCCGCGCGCTCTGCGCTTCATCGTGGATCATCCCTACGTCAAGAAAGTTGATGGGCAATTCGTTACGGCACATCGTGGTCCGTGCATGATCGCAGGTATCCTGAACATGGCCGGTGAGCTCACGGCTGTACACCAGACCTGGGTCGATGTTGAGCCACCCCACGGCAAGGCCAAGGTTACCTGGCAGGGCGAGAGCCTGCCCCCGAAACTGGTGCGCGGCTCCAAGAAATCCGGTGCTATCCGGCTGCACACGCCGCAGGGTGCAGACATTCTGGTCATGGGCGAGGGGATTGAAACGACGCTGGCCGGACTCGTGGCGGAGCCGTTTGCAAATGCCGCCTATTGGGCGGGTGTGGATCTGGGGAACATGGCCGGCCGGATGCAGAGGGTGAAGGGCAAACGCTATTCGGGCGTGCCCGATATGAGTGATGCCGACGCTTTCGTTCCGCCGTCTTGGGTTAAGCGGCTAATTTTCATCATGGATGGGGACAGCGATCCGGTTATGACCCGCGCCAAACTCGAATGCGGGCTGCGCCGTGCCATGGCGCTGCGTCCGGGTTTGAAGGGGCAAATTGTGCAGGCCGGAAGGGGCCTTGACCTGAACGATGTGTTGATGGGGTCAGGATGA